A stretch of the Macaca mulatta isolate MMU2019108-1 chromosome 16, T2T-MMU8v2.0, whole genome shotgun sequence genome encodes the following:
- the SOCS3 gene encoding suppressor of cytokine signaling 3, with product MVTHSKFPAAGMSRPLDTSLRLKTFSSKSEYQLVVNAVRKLQESGFYWSAVTGGEANLLLSAEPAGTFLIRDSSDQRHFFTLSVKTQSGTKNLRIQCEGGSFSLQSDPRSTQPVPRFDCVLKLVHHYMPPPGAPSFPSPPTEPSSEVPEQPSAQPLPGSPPRRAYYIYSGGEKIPLVLSRPLSSNVATLQHLCRKTVNGHLDSYEKVTQLPGPIREFLDQYDAPL from the coding sequence ATGGTCACCCACAGCAAGTTTCCCGCCGCCGGGATGAGCCGCCCCCTGGACACCAGCCTGCGCCTCAAGACCTTCAGCTCCAAGAGCGAGTACCAGCTGGTGGTGAACGCAGTGCGCAAGCTGCAGGAGAGCGGCTTCTACTGGAGCGCAGTGACCGGCGGCGAGGCGAACCTGCTGCTCAGCGCCGAGCCCGCTGGCACCTTTCTGATTCGCGACAGCTCGGACCAGCGCCACTTTTTCACGCTCAGCGTCAAGACCCAGTCTGGGACCAAGAACCTGCGCATCCAGTGTGAGGGGGGCAGCTTCTCTCTGCAGAGCGATCCCCGGAGCACGCAGCCTGTGCCCCGCTTCGACTGCGTGCTGAAGCTGGTGCACCACTACATGCCGCCCCCTGGAGCCCCCTCTTTCCCCTCGCCACCTACTGAACCCTCCTCCGAGGTGCCCGAGCAGCCGTCTGCCCAGCCACTCCCTGGAAGTCCCCCCAGAAGAGCCTATTACATCTACTCCGGGGGCGAGAAGATCCCCCTGGTGTTGAGCCGGCCCCTCTCCTCCAACGTGGCCACTCTTCAGCATCTCTGTCGGAAGACCGTCAACGGCCACCTGGACTCCTATGAGAAAGTCACCCAGCTGCCGGGGCCCATTCGGGAGTTCCTGGACCAGTACGATGCCCCGCTTTAA